The Tubulanus polymorphus chromosome 1, tnTubPoly1.2, whole genome shotgun sequence genome contains a region encoding:
- the LOC141900241 gene encoding uncharacterized protein LOC141900241, whose product MIGVYSANQRQSWMKSVSKIVKDEPESICSETDCCNTQASHFGIDPEEITDYAKRSKTTDSLDIVAEQNDVAAYDTFQWQINNSADTAMAMDTWMAPGALPHIAPWQNTMAPASQWVPTTCSVLTQPQNNQLHTSMPVFVTSLAASSQTMKETHVQISPAPTLSNNVPSVCEQSTAVSHQPTASCSNQFSRKDGSSLRLHNIQAKKDSPHIKQMAQQNSKDPRLKKVMDALANIKSNAKTKSQTLDSNSAVNSASNDEEASKRKRFLRTAHELEQSGLLKYTIQTANLIHENEKTQREINALNIETNKLLQSILDNPENAHILSSILSQKLEPWYGIYTNTQ is encoded by the exons ATGATAGGTGTCTACTCTGCTAACCAGAGGCAGAGCTG GATGAAATCTGTGTCGAAGATTGTGAAGGATGAACCAGAAAGTATTTGTAGTGAAACTGATTGTTGTAACACACAGGCCTCTCATTTTGGCATCG ATCCTGAAGAAATCACAGACTACGCGAAACGATCAAAAACTACCGATTCATTGGACATAGTCGCCGAACAG AATGATGTTGCAGCTTATGATACGTTTCAATGGCAAATCAACAATTCAGCTGATACTGCTATGGCAATGGATACTTGGATGGCACCGGGGGCATTGCCTCACATTGCACCATGGCAAAATACAATGGCCCCAGCTTCTCAATGGGTACCGACTACATGCAGCGTACTTACTCAACCACAAAATAATCAGTTACATACTTCGATGCCAGTTTTCGTAACGAGCCTAGCTGCTTCATCTCAAACAATGAAAGAaactcatgttcaaatttcacCAGCTCCAACTCTATCAAATAATGTGCCTTCAGTTTGTGAACAATCCACTGCCGTTAGTCATCAACCTACGGCTAGCTGTTCGAACCAATTCTCGAGGAAGGATGGTTCATCCTTACGATTACATAATATCCAGGCCAAAAAGGACTCTCCTCACATTAAGCAAATGGCGCAGCAGAATTCTAAAGATCCCCGCCTGAAAAAAGTTATGGATGCTCTCGCAAATATCAAATCTAATGCAAAGACCAAATCTCAGACATTGGACTCGAACAGTGCGGTGAATTCTGCTTCGAACGACGAAGAAGCGTCAAAACGAAAACGATTTTTGCGAACAGCTCACGAACTCGAGCAATCAGGACTGTTGAAATATACAATTCAAACCGCTAATCTTATCCACGAAAATGAGAAAACTCAACGCGAGATCAACGCGTTAAACATCGAAACGAACAAATTGTTGCAGTCGATCCTCGATAACCCAGAAAATGCTCATATTCTTAGTTCAATTTTATCTCAGAAGTTGGAACCTTGGTATGGTATCTATACGAATACCCAATga